The following coding sequences lie in one Metallumcola ferriviriculae genomic window:
- a CDS encoding phage holin family protein — MKVTGWLGMVVRFVVSALVLLVVSWFLPGFRVAGFTGAIIGAVVIAVLGYLIESLMGGKVSPQSRGVIGFLTSAVVIYLAQYIIPSYLQVTILGALLAALVIGIIDAFVPTELR; from the coding sequence ATGAAGGTGACTGGATGGTTAGGAATGGTTGTACGATTCGTAGTTTCAGCGTTAGTATTGCTTGTTGTCAGTTGGTTTTTGCCAGGATTCAGAGTTGCTGGATTTACCGGGGCAATTATTGGTGCGGTAGTTATTGCTGTGCTGGGTTATTTAATTGAAAGCCTGATGGGCGGAAAAGTGTCGCCGCAATCTCGCGGAGTAATTGGATTTCTTACATCAGCTGTGGTAATTTACTTAGCGCAATATATTATTCCCAGTTATTTGCAAGTGACTATCCTAGGTGCATTGTTGGCAGCATTGGTTATTGGTATTATAGACGCTTTTGTACCTACTGAATTAAGGTAG
- the rsfS gene encoding ribosome silencing factor, whose amino-acid sequence MKDSRSLAKEIAIAASEKKGRNIVLLNLQEVSLIADYFVIVSAGSSTQVKAIADSILKKLREEDIVPRSREGYQEAQWILLDYGGVVTHIFQEEQRQFYDLERLWGDAESEQFQGS is encoded by the coding sequence TTGAAGGATAGCCGCTCTTTGGCCAAAGAGATAGCCATTGCAGCTAGTGAAAAAAAAGGAAGAAACATTGTCCTTTTGAACTTGCAAGAAGTCTCATTAATTGCCGACTATTTTGTCATTGTCAGTGCCGGTTCCAGTACTCAAGTTAAGGCTATTGCGGATAGCATCTTAAAGAAGTTAAGGGAAGAAGATATTGTGCCCCGAAGCCGTGAAGGATATCAGGAGGCTCAGTGGATACTGCTTGATTACGGTGGAGTGGTGACCCATATATTTCAAGAGGAACAGCGTCAGTTCTATGATTTGGAGCGACTCTGGGGGGACGCTGAGTCGGAGCAATTTCAAGGAAGTTAG
- a CDS encoding DNA internalization-related competence protein ComEC/Rec2: MAERPLAAAVIFMCVGIFLAAKSGAALWMLIGAAVFLSILLAKGTREWLTRAAILLGFLIVGAIWSKAALLSTGYIGGLAGEEVTVTGKIISVQEYSQRREMVLRVSKVAQGSRLFGVNEKVLSVQYDTQNDWLPGDEVKLKGIVNPPSAGGNLGEFNYRDYLKRQGITARLTVADAQLLQSGGWTPLRFSAYVRRATVQRIFTVLPEEQAAVLVGMLLGEKQYLPEDDANLYRNLGVMHVFAVSGLHVGFVAALVISLLGKVTINTTAGSARVLRFMVTGAVLLFYAALAGFSASVVRAVAMTLVGIFSYVVDRRKDFYNALALAALAWLLYRPLALFDAGFQLSFAAALGIYYLNPAADKLLSFLPDWRSIVTVPLVAQLALLPPLAYHFGTVSLVSLLANIPVVFAAGAIIILGIVIMALQFVFWPVAELLLFSAGMLIEMVQRYLDLLGHIPFAYLYLRMPLPLEIVLYYIILVGLREGIMGNLPMAKDKGRWLKRGLAAALVILIIVGSIPGKKLEVIFLDVGQGDAALVMTPGGKNILIDAAGGGFGGFDIGRDRLLPALHRLGVRRIDLLVNSHPDRDHIGSLGTVAAEIPVDLALFPVLNPEGMEQLNPYLNALTEKNVKYNFLGTGMVVALDNGIYMEVLNPPKQVTPAWELNDQSLVVMLRHGDVDFLFTGDIEQNAVIRLLDAGTKIAAEVIKIPHHGSAGSFNKSFYQQTQPQVAVISVGRNNFGHPSPVVTSFLQRQGISVYRTDRDGAVKVSSDGTNLWVDTVH; encoded by the coding sequence ATGGCGGAGCGACCGTTGGCTGCAGCTGTGATTTTTATGTGCGTGGGGATTTTCCTCGCCGCTAAGAGCGGTGCTGCCCTATGGATGCTGATTGGTGCGGCGGTGTTTTTAAGTATTTTATTAGCTAAAGGCACAAGAGAATGGTTGACCCGGGCAGCTATCCTGCTGGGGTTTCTTATTGTGGGCGCAATTTGGTCAAAAGCTGCTTTATTATCTACCGGATATATTGGGGGATTGGCCGGCGAGGAAGTGACAGTTACCGGTAAAATTATCTCCGTTCAAGAATATTCCCAACGCCGGGAGATGGTGCTGCGGGTCTCTAAAGTGGCTCAAGGTTCCCGATTATTCGGTGTAAATGAGAAAGTATTATCGGTACAGTATGATACGCAAAATGATTGGCTGCCTGGTGACGAAGTAAAGCTAAAGGGGATAGTCAACCCTCCCTCTGCCGGCGGCAACTTGGGTGAATTCAACTATCGCGATTACCTGAAACGCCAGGGGATTACCGCCCGCTTGACAGTTGCAGACGCCCAACTGCTTCAAAGCGGCGGATGGACGCCGCTGCGCTTTTCTGCTTACGTCAGAAGGGCCACGGTCCAGCGGATATTTACGGTACTACCTGAAGAACAAGCTGCGGTTTTAGTGGGTATGCTGCTGGGAGAAAAGCAGTATTTACCTGAGGATGATGCAAACCTTTATCGGAATTTAGGCGTCATGCATGTCTTTGCCGTATCCGGCCTGCATGTAGGATTTGTTGCTGCTCTAGTGATTTCTCTCTTAGGGAAGGTAACGATAAACACCACCGCCGGTTCGGCCCGGGTACTACGCTTTATGGTTACAGGGGCGGTATTGTTGTTTTATGCCGCCCTTGCCGGGTTTAGCGCGTCGGTAGTTCGAGCAGTGGCAATGACTTTGGTGGGCATTTTTTCATATGTGGTTGATCGGCGCAAGGATTTTTACAATGCTTTAGCCCTGGCAGCACTCGCCTGGTTGTTATACAGACCACTGGCTCTATTTGATGCAGGTTTTCAGCTTTCATTTGCGGCGGCGCTGGGTATTTATTATCTTAATCCGGCTGCAGATAAGCTGCTGAGCTTTTTGCCCGATTGGCGCTCAATCGTGACCGTTCCCTTAGTGGCTCAGCTGGCTCTGCTGCCGCCTTTGGCCTATCATTTTGGCACCGTATCTCTGGTATCCTTGTTGGCTAATATACCCGTAGTATTTGCAGCCGGGGCAATTATCATCTTGGGGATTGTTATTATGGCTCTGCAGTTTGTATTTTGGCCCGTGGCGGAATTATTACTTTTCAGTGCGGGTATGCTCATTGAAATGGTACAGCGCTATCTTGACTTACTGGGGCACATTCCCTTTGCATATCTTTACTTAAGAATGCCTTTGCCGTTGGAAATAGTTCTATACTATATTATTCTGGTAGGCTTGAGGGAAGGTATCATGGGGAATTTGCCTATGGCCAAAGACAAAGGACGTTGGCTGAAACGGGGACTGGCAGCTGCATTAGTTATTTTAATAATTGTGGGAAGTATCCCTGGAAAGAAACTGGAGGTAATTTTTTTAGACGTAGGCCAAGGGGACGCTGCGTTAGTGATGACGCCAGGGGGAAAAAATATTCTTATCGATGCGGCCGGAGGGGGTTTTGGCGGATTTGACATCGGCCGTGACCGGCTGCTGCCCGCTCTTCACCGGCTAGGAGTCAGGCGGATAGATCTGCTGGTAAACAGCCATCCGGATCGAGATCATATCGGTAGTCTTGGGACGGTAGCTGCTGAAATTCCAGTAGATCTGGCGCTTTTTCCTGTCTTAAACCCTGAGGGAATGGAACAGCTCAATCCGTACCTAAATGCATTGACAGAGAAGAATGTCAAATATAATTTTCTCGGGACTGGAATGGTGGTGGCCTTAGATAATGGCATTTACATGGAAGTGCTCAATCCGCCAAAACAAGTAACCCCCGCTTGGGAACTTAATGACCAGTCCCTGGTGGTAATGCTCCGCCACGGCGATGTTGACTTTCTATTTACCGGTGACATTGAGCAAAACGCAGTCATTCGATTATTGGATGCGGGAACTAAAATTGCTGCAGAGGTGATAAAGATACCTCATCACGGTAGTGCCGGCTCATTTAACAAGAGTTTTTATCAGCAGACGCAGCCCCAGGTTGCGGTGATTTCAGTCGGTCGTAATAATTTCGGTCACCCATCTCCGGTAGTGACTTCCTTTTTACAGCGCCAGGGTATCAGCGTATATCGTACCGACCGTGACGGTGCCGTAAAAGTGTCCAGCGACGGTACTAATTTGTGGGTTGATACTGTCCACTAA
- the holA gene encoding DNA polymerase III subunit delta produces the protein MADFKKVMKDIQEGEMRQLYLFYGEETYLRRKLVDTIKQQVLSGGAQDFNYDYFDGREVSASQIVAAAETLPVMAPKRLVVTGDAMFFSSQAKYRLNKGDENQLIEYFKAPNPSTVVVFYLKAKPDGKKNIVKVISRQGLVMEMGKLYGDNLAEWLKDMFTQQGKEIERSGLTQLLTVGSDLAVLEKEVEKLVVYAGDAGRVTRNMVEECMSRTAESDVFKMVDAIGAQRSEDAVQYLREILLVGEPPIRVLLMISRQFQLLLSIKVLLDQGYSSKQTAGKLRLPQWLLAKLVKQSRNFTVEQLENAIMAAAKLDRQIKRSTINSGRAMEILILSFSG, from the coding sequence TTGGCTGACTTTAAAAAAGTAATGAAGGATATTCAAGAGGGCGAAATGAGGCAGCTGTACCTGTTTTATGGCGAAGAGACATATTTACGGCGCAAACTGGTGGATACCATCAAACAGCAAGTTTTATCTGGTGGCGCCCAAGATTTTAATTATGACTATTTTGACGGCAGGGAGGTTTCCGCGTCACAAATAGTTGCTGCTGCTGAGACTTTACCGGTGATGGCGCCAAAGCGCTTGGTGGTGACGGGCGATGCCATGTTCTTTTCTAGCCAGGCCAAGTATCGCCTGAATAAGGGTGATGAAAATCAATTAATTGAATATTTTAAAGCGCCCAACCCCAGCACGGTTGTGGTGTTTTACTTAAAGGCAAAACCCGATGGCAAAAAAAATATTGTTAAGGTAATTAGTAGGCAAGGATTGGTAATGGAAATGGGTAAACTTTATGGGGACAATTTGGCAGAGTGGTTAAAGGATATGTTTACCCAGCAGGGGAAAGAGATAGAACGCAGCGGTCTGACCCAGCTTTTGACTGTCGGCAGTGACTTGGCAGTTTTGGAAAAGGAAGTTGAGAAACTAGTGGTTTATGCCGGTGATGCAGGCAGGGTAACTCGTAACATGGTGGAGGAGTGTATGAGCCGGACAGCAGAGTCTGATGTATTTAAAATGGTTGATGCCATTGGTGCTCAGCGTTCGGAAGATGCGGTACAATATTTGCGGGAGATTTTATTGGTTGGTGAACCACCGATCCGGGTGCTGCTGATGATAAGCCGCCAATTCCAACTGCTGCTGTCCATAAAAGTCCTGTTGGATCAAGGTTATTCGTCAAAACAGACAGCGGGCAAACTTCGACTTCCCCAGTGGCTCTTGGCTAAACTTGTAAAACAGAGTCGTAATTTTACCGTAGAACAATTAGAAAATGCCATCATGGCTGCGGCAAAGCTAGATAGGCAAATAAAACGTTCCACGATTAATTCCGGACGGGCGATGGAAATATTAATTTTATCATTTAGTGGCTAG
- the rpsT gene encoding 30S ribosomal protein S20, which yields MPNIKSAKKRVRTIENRTVRNSARRSALRTALKRFDAAAEAGDQEKLNSAFMVAVKKVDKAVVYGLIHKNKAARKKSQLQRRYDQAVNASNAS from the coding sequence ATGCCTAATATTAAATCCGCAAAGAAACGAGTACGCACTATTGAAAATCGTACCGTACGTAATTCTGCCCGCAGATCTGCTTTGAGAACTGCACTGAAGCGGTTTGATGCTGCCGCAGAAGCAGGTGACCAGGAAAAATTAAATAGCGCTTTTATGGTAGCTGTAAAAAAAGTAGATAAAGCCGTTGTCTATGGCCTAATCCACAAAAATAAAGCAGCCAGAAAAAAATCCCAGCTGCAAAGAAGATATGATCAAGCTGTTAACGCTTCTAATGCTTCCTAA
- the murJ gene encoding murein biosynthesis integral membrane protein MurJ, producing MTEKRGGVARAAGMIMVAMVISRILGYLRDVIIYAQFGQNRITDAYRAAFSIPDFLYMLLVGGALSSAFIPVISSLVAKEREEEVWYTASVILNVIMVLMVVGIAIGMVFTPQLIGILVPGFKGESFNLTVSLTRIMFFQAFFMALNGISTGILNSYRHFFSPALGSVLYNLAIIVVGLLLQPYIGIAGFSIGVVIGAMINFSVQIPALMRLGVRYRPAWNIRHPEVKKIVVLMLPVLVGLSVTQFNLFVNQNLASTLAPGIVAALAAGQRLMQLPIGIFGIAVAVAVFPTLTAHSALDEKAAFKRTMSLGIRSVIFLTLPAAVGLVALRTPIIRVLFEWGKFTHNDTVAIAEALFYYSFGLFAYSANQVLNRVFYALHDTRTPVTAAVATIAINIGLSFLLIGPLQHGGLALAYSVAGVVNMVLLLGILRHKIGSINGRQLVSSFFISLFASLLMGAASYFTAWNADRLLDMTVKFNQLIQVTAAVAVGAVVYAVLALLFHLEEADMVMDIFRRRLKRRRGAGA from the coding sequence ATGACTGAAAAAAGAGGGGGCGTGGCCCGGGCTGCCGGCATGATTATGGTGGCCATGGTGATTTCCCGTATTTTGGGATATCTGCGGGATGTGATTATCTACGCTCAGTTTGGTCAAAATCGCATAACTGATGCTTATCGGGCTGCATTTTCCATTCCGGATTTTTTATATATGCTTTTAGTAGGTGGAGCGTTAAGTTCTGCATTTATTCCGGTAATCAGTAGTCTGGTTGCCAAAGAGCGGGAAGAAGAAGTGTGGTACACAGCCAGTGTCATCTTAAATGTAATTATGGTGCTAATGGTGGTAGGGATAGCTATTGGGATGGTATTTACGCCCCAACTGATAGGCATATTGGTGCCTGGCTTTAAGGGTGAAAGTTTTAACCTGACTGTATCTTTGACCAGGATCATGTTCTTTCAGGCTTTCTTTATGGCCCTAAACGGTATTTCCACCGGTATTTTAAATTCGTATAGACACTTTTTTTCCCCAGCCTTGGGGTCAGTGCTATATAATTTGGCAATTATTGTCGTAGGACTCTTGCTCCAGCCGTACATTGGCATCGCTGGTTTTTCCATAGGGGTGGTTATTGGCGCCATGATTAATTTTAGTGTCCAGATACCTGCGTTGATGCGTTTGGGAGTGCGCTATCGTCCCGCATGGAATATCAGGCATCCGGAAGTGAAAAAAATTGTGGTGCTGATGCTGCCGGTATTGGTGGGCTTATCGGTTACCCAGTTTAACTTGTTTGTTAACCAAAACCTAGCCAGCACCTTGGCACCGGGCATAGTTGCCGCCTTAGCTGCAGGGCAGCGGTTGATGCAGCTCCCTATCGGTATTTTTGGTATTGCGGTGGCGGTGGCGGTATTTCCCACACTTACAGCTCACTCGGCTTTGGATGAAAAAGCTGCCTTTAAACGGACTATGTCTCTCGGGATACGGTCGGTAATCTTTTTGACGCTTCCGGCTGCTGTAGGTCTTGTTGCCCTGCGCACACCTATTATCAGGGTCCTGTTTGAATGGGGAAAGTTTACCCATAATGATACGGTGGCTATCGCCGAAGCTTTGTTTTATTATTCATTCGGACTCTTCGCCTATTCGGCAAATCAGGTATTGAACCGGGTTTTTTATGCTCTGCATGACACGCGGACACCGGTAACCGCCGCGGTAGCCACCATTGCCATCAATATTGGGCTTAGCTTTTTGTTGATAGGACCGCTGCAGCATGGCGGACTGGCTTTAGCATATTCAGTTGCCGGCGTGGTAAATATGGTGTTACTGCTGGGCATACTGCGCCATAAGATTGGTTCCATCAATGGAAGACAGCTGGTTTCTTCCTTTTTTATCAGTTTATTTGCTTCGCTGTTAATGGGCGCTGCCAGTTACTTTACCGCTTGGAACGCGGACAGGCTGTTGGATATGACTGTCAAGTTTAATCAATTAATTCAAGTAACGGCAGCGGTGGCAGTAGGGGCAGTGGTTTATGCTGTTCTTGCGCTGCTTTTCCACTTGGAGGAAGCAGATATGGTTATGGACATATTTCGGCGTCGGTTAAAACGCCGCAGAGGTGCCGGTGCTTGA
- the spoIIP gene encoding stage II sporulation protein P yields the protein MRKPIIQRFSYSPYKKKKRLLYPVVAAIVLVLYLVPKMFGLPMPEAVPVFNDSSSQSDSLFQRIYRWGFLEEPDDILKQGLPLGAFTSEDGEVGSPNLNQIFNSWVKFITRVEPGVARSLINSQLMALAEAANYEENARVLPPPPPEEIPVLTELKSISRGEVLVGVYNSHNAETYEMTDGVDRLPGKNGGVSEAAQTLAETLEEEYNIKAVYDDTIHDYPRWGASYGNSETTAKKLLQQYPDIRVLIDVHRDAGIPSRETVTIEGKRAAPILLIVGTDTRWDHPNWRKNLAFAKKIEAMMKELYPGLSAGVRPQSGRYNQHLHPHAILAELGSSSNSLGDAEESARLLAGVIARVLPEIE from the coding sequence TTGCGGAAGCCCATTATCCAACGATTTTCTTATTCCCCATATAAAAAAAAGAAACGGTTACTTTATCCGGTTGTGGCAGCAATCGTGTTGGTACTGTATTTGGTACCGAAAATGTTCGGGCTGCCAATGCCAGAGGCCGTTCCGGTATTTAACGATAGCAGCAGCCAAAGTGATTCTCTTTTTCAAAGGATTTATAGGTGGGGTTTTTTGGAAGAACCAGATGATATTCTAAAACAGGGATTACCACTTGGAGCATTTACCTCCGAGGATGGAGAGGTGGGTTCACCAAATCTGAATCAAATATTCAACTCATGGGTTAAGTTTATTACCCGAGTTGAACCTGGTGTGGCCCGTAGTCTGATTAATTCGCAATTAATGGCTCTGGCCGAAGCAGCGAATTACGAGGAAAACGCTCGGGTGCTGCCGCCACCGCCGCCGGAAGAAATTCCAGTGCTGACGGAACTTAAGTCAATATCACGGGGAGAAGTTCTGGTGGGGGTTTATAATTCACATAACGCCGAGACATATGAAATGACTGATGGTGTTGACAGATTACCCGGAAAAAATGGTGGTGTATCCGAAGCCGCCCAAACCTTGGCAGAAACCCTGGAAGAAGAGTATAATATCAAGGCTGTTTACGATGACACTATTCATGATTATCCCCGTTGGGGAGCATCCTATGGTAATTCCGAGACCACTGCTAAAAAGCTGCTGCAGCAGTATCCTGATATCCGGGTATTAATTGATGTACACCGGGATGCAGGTATTCCCAGCCGGGAGACAGTGACCATTGAAGGAAAGCGAGCGGCACCTATCTTACTTATTGTAGGAACTGATACTCGTTGGGACCATCCAAACTGGCGCAAGAACTTAGCCTTTGCCAAAAAGATAGAAGCAATGATGAAGGAGTTATATCCGGGCTTGTCAGCCGGGGTACGACCTCAAAGTGGCAGATATAACCAACACCTTCATCCTCATGCTATCCTGGCAGAGTTAGGCAGCTCCAGTAATTCGCTAGGTGATGCCGAAGAGAGTGCTCGCCTTCTCGCGGGTGTGATAGCTAGAGTATTACCTGAAATTGAATAA
- the leuS gene encoding leucine--tRNA ligase: MEERYNFKDIEPKWQQDWKANSLFSVTEDQKDQENKYYCLEMFPYPSGNLHMGHVRNYSIGDVVARFKTMTGKNVLHPMGWDAFGLPAENAAIKHGVHPSKWTTENIANMRSQLQSMGLSYDWDREVATCYPDYYHFTQWMFLHLYNKELAYKKHAAVNWCPSCATVLANEQVVNGACERCETTVEKKDLDQWFFKITQYADRLLEDLDKLPGWPDKVKTMQHNWIGKSTGAEIVFKAEKTGDEIKVFTTRHDTVFGVTYMVLAPEHPLVKKLTIGTEYEKQVTEFTAKVTAMDNFTRTATDMEKEGVFTGAFAINPLSGEKIPIWIANYVLMDYGTGAVMGVPAHDQRDLDFARKYQLSVRIVINPEGEELPDGSELTKAYAAAGNLVNSEQFNGLPHTEAQEKIASYLEAKGIGSKQVNFRLRDWLISRQRYWGAPIPILYCDECGTVPVPEKDLPVLLPTDVEFRPNGEPPLNTSAEFLHTTCPECGGKARRETDTMDTFVCSSWYFLRFTDPKNSEVPFATDKANYWMNVDQYIGGVEHAILHLMYARFFTKVLYDSKLVAYDEPFANLLTQGMVLKDGTKMSKSKGNVVSPEEIIERYGADTARLFILFAAPPERDLEWSDQGVEGCYRFLNRVWRLVYSYHGQMDGLDGGVAINSGADKELWRLLHATIKKATEDIGERFNFNTAISAIMELVNGTYNYREQVKDEENSALLKAVLTQLVVMLAPFAPHATEELWRSLGNKESIHAQPWPEYDPEALVRDEVNIVVQINGKVRDRVDIATDLDREGMIEAVMQLDRVQKWLEGKQIIKTIAVPNKLVNIVVK, translated from the coding sequence ATGGAAGAACGTTATAATTTCAAGGATATTGAGCCAAAATGGCAACAGGATTGGAAAGCTAATTCATTATTTTCGGTAACAGAAGATCAAAAGGACCAGGAAAATAAATACTACTGTCTGGAAATGTTTCCTTACCCTTCAGGTAATTTGCATATGGGTCATGTGCGTAACTATTCCATTGGCGATGTCGTTGCACGCTTCAAGACAATGACCGGCAAAAACGTACTGCATCCCATGGGTTGGGATGCATTTGGCCTGCCTGCGGAAAATGCCGCCATTAAGCATGGTGTGCATCCTTCTAAATGGACCACTGAGAATATCGCCAACATGCGCAGCCAGCTGCAGTCTATGGGGCTAAGTTACGATTGGGATCGAGAGGTTGCCACCTGTTATCCTGATTATTATCATTTTACTCAATGGATGTTTCTTCATCTATATAATAAAGAACTGGCTTATAAAAAGCATGCAGCTGTAAACTGGTGTCCGTCCTGTGCGACTGTGCTGGCTAATGAACAGGTGGTAAACGGTGCCTGTGAACGCTGTGAAACTACAGTTGAGAAAAAGGACCTGGATCAATGGTTTTTCAAAATTACCCAGTATGCGGATAGGCTCCTTGAAGATTTGGATAAACTTCCCGGCTGGCCGGATAAAGTAAAAACCATGCAGCATAATTGGATTGGTAAGAGCACGGGTGCGGAAATAGTATTTAAAGCGGAAAAAACCGGCGATGAAATTAAGGTATTCACCACCCGTCATGATACGGTATTTGGTGTCACATATATGGTGCTTGCGCCGGAACATCCTTTAGTGAAAAAACTAACTATCGGAACAGAATATGAAAAACAGGTTACTGAGTTTACAGCAAAGGTTACTGCGATGGATAACTTTACCCGAACAGCTACCGATATGGAAAAGGAAGGTGTCTTTACCGGCGCCTTTGCCATCAACCCGTTAAGCGGTGAAAAAATTCCCATTTGGATTGCCAACTATGTCCTGATGGATTACGGAACCGGGGCAGTGATGGGCGTTCCTGCCCATGACCAGCGGGACCTGGACTTTGCACGGAAATATCAACTGTCTGTTCGTATTGTTATTAACCCCGAAGGGGAGGAATTGCCTGACGGCAGTGAGCTTACCAAGGCGTATGCGGCAGCAGGAAATTTGGTTAATTCCGAGCAGTTTAACGGGCTGCCCCATACTGAGGCCCAGGAAAAAATAGCATCATATCTTGAAGCAAAAGGCATTGGCAGCAAACAGGTGAATTTCCGCCTGCGGGACTGGCTCATTTCCCGGCAAAGATATTGGGGAGCGCCAATTCCTATTCTCTATTGTGACGAATGTGGGACAGTACCAGTTCCGGAGAAAGATTTACCGGTACTGCTGCCTACCGATGTAGAATTCAGACCTAATGGGGAACCACCGTTAAATACTTCAGCGGAGTTCCTGCACACTACCTGCCCCGAATGCGGCGGCAAGGCTAGGCGGGAGACTGATACCATGGATACCTTCGTCTGTTCGTCGTGGTACTTCCTGCGTTTTACAGACCCGAAGAACAGCGAAGTACCTTTTGCCACTGATAAGGCAAATTACTGGATGAATGTGGACCAATATATTGGCGGGGTTGAACACGCAATTTTACACCTGATGTACGCCAGATTTTTTACTAAAGTTCTTTATGACTCTAAACTGGTAGCTTATGATGAACCTTTTGCCAATCTGCTCACGCAGGGCATGGTACTGAAGGATGGCACCAAGATGTCTAAGTCCAAGGGAAATGTGGTCAGTCCCGAAGAAATTATTGAACGTTACGGTGCGGATACGGCGCGCTTATTCATCCTCTTTGCCGCTCCACCGGAAAGAGATTTAGAATGGAGTGACCAGGGGGTAGAGGGATGCTACCGTTTCCTAAACCGGGTGTGGCGCCTCGTATATTCCTATCATGGGCAGATGGATGGTCTAGATGGCGGTGTGGCCATTAACAGCGGTGCAGATAAGGAACTATGGCGACTACTGCATGCTACCATTAAAAAGGCCACCGAGGATATTGGGGAGCGCTTTAACTTCAATACTGCTATCAGTGCCATTATGGAATTGGTAAATGGTACTTATAATTATCGGGAACAAGTAAAGGATGAGGAGAATTCAGCGCTGCTAAAAGCAGTGTTAACTCAACTTGTGGTAATGCTGGCTCCTTTTGCACCTCATGCAACCGAAGAACTATGGCGGTCCTTGGGCAATAAAGAAAGCATACATGCCCAGCCATGGCCGGAATATGATCCTGAGGCATTGGTACGGGATGAGGTCAATATTGTGGTACAGATAAACGGCAAAGTACGTGACCGGGTTGATATAGCAACTGATCTTGACCGCGAGGGCATGATTGAGGCAGTGATGCAGTTGGATAGGGTTCAAAAATGGCTGGAAGGAAAGCAAATTATCAAGACCATTGCCGTACCAAACAAACTGGTTAATATAGTGGTGAAATAG
- a CDS encoding ComEA family DNA-binding protein, translating into MDDKRLRYILILLLLALLVGGGIKMLNADDQPVLISDQSVEDQAGVAGVGTADDNQEGKVAVYITGAVKKPDVYFMAADARVQDAVDLAGPQPAADLSKLSLARHLLDGETIDVPRIGDISVSGQTTEVGQEETTGKININSANQTLLETLPGIGPAYAGRIIEYRQGHGGFKSLEELKQVSGIGDKRFEQLKDLITL; encoded by the coding sequence ATGGATGATAAACGTTTGCGGTATATATTGATATTATTACTGTTGGCTTTATTGGTTGGCGGCGGGATAAAGATGCTGAATGCTGATGACCAACCGGTACTGATAAGTGACCAATCGGTTGAAGATCAAGCAGGAGTGGCTGGAGTAGGTACGGCAGACGACAACCAGGAAGGAAAGGTGGCAGTGTATATTACCGGTGCGGTAAAGAAGCCTGATGTTTACTTTATGGCTGCCGATGCTCGGGTGCAGGATGCTGTTGACCTGGCCGGGCCGCAGCCGGCAGCGGACCTGAGTAAGCTGTCTTTGGCGCGGCACTTGCTGGACGGTGAAACTATTGATGTACCCCGTATTGGCGATATTTCGGTTTCCGGCCAAACTACCGAAGTTGGTCAAGAGGAAACTACTGGTAAGATTAATATTAACAGTGCCAATCAAACGCTGTTGGAAACACTACCCGGTATCGGGCCGGCTTATGCAGGGAGGATTATTGAGTATCGACAGGGACATGGCGGCTTTAAGTCCCTGGAAGAATTGAAGCAGGTATCCGGAATTGGCGATAAACGTTTTGAGCAGCTGAAAGACCTGATTACCCTCTGA